In one window of Poriferisphaera corsica DNA:
- the gyrB gene encoding DNA topoisomerase (ATP-hydrolyzing) subunit B, translating into MTEGAENQNATPQGDAEIQKQNVYGEEQIKVLEGLEAVRKRPGMYIGDTTARGLHHLVYEIVDNSIDEHMAGRCDNIQVKINADNSITVIDDGSGIPVGPFKGNNPQHQGRPTVEIILTVLHAGGKFENDAYKVSGGLHGVGASVVNALSEWMEVEVARDGNLNAMSFERGHVSEELHVIGERSKTGTKISFKPDNEIFPEIEYRFETLSARLKELAYLNPGLNIIIEDERGDGRRVEYCFPDGIASFVTALNEGKEPLHDPIYFRAEDEPQGLVCEVSMQYNDSYNEQLLTFANNINTIEGGTHLSGFKVALTRTLNNYARSNNLLKGGVVPSGDDLREGLCAVISVKVSEPQFEGQTKTKLGNAEVESFVNTSVGQAIGTWCEENPSNAKKICMKAAGAAQAREAARKARDLTRRKGALDAGGLPGKLYDCTSKEVKDSEIYLVEGDSAGGSAKGGRDHRTQAILPLKGKILNVEKARLDKILGFEEIRTIIQALKCGIGADDFSLDSLRYGKIIIMTDADVDGSHIRTLLLTFFFRQMPDLIRGGHIYIAQPPLYQVSRGKKSEYVLNEKRMHKVLGQLGTGESQLAIYSQDRSELKRIQPAEFKQVFHAVEQVSDFVSIIERRGLTLRELASLRGDDPKSENRMPRIHLNVPISDAAGDLAGDYFFWNEQQEEDFKQKHGLHAEDPEFDQVIGEDGSEEAQAARPKKIKSKRKELHEVKDIERLLRKLHDLADGHIVLDDWFVKREQAVTGEEVPAKFDIVTIDNKGVEHNRSAVNLSEIISGVLETGKHGMEIKRFKGLGEMDADQLWDTTMNPENRVLLRVTWDSASEAEKLFSVLMGEDVEPRRKYIEDHALEVKNLDV; encoded by the coding sequence ATGACTGAAGGTGCTGAGAACCAGAACGCCACCCCTCAGGGCGACGCAGAAATACAGAAGCAAAACGTCTACGGCGAAGAGCAGATTAAGGTCCTTGAAGGCCTTGAAGCTGTCCGTAAACGCCCCGGTATGTACATCGGTGACACCACCGCGCGTGGTCTGCATCACCTCGTCTATGAAATTGTCGACAACTCGATCGATGAGCACATGGCAGGTCGTTGTGACAACATCCAAGTCAAAATCAACGCAGACAACTCGATCACCGTCATCGACGATGGTTCTGGTATCCCTGTTGGCCCATTCAAAGGCAACAACCCGCAGCATCAGGGCCGTCCCACCGTTGAGATTATCCTCACGGTTCTTCACGCCGGCGGTAAGTTCGAAAACGATGCCTATAAAGTTTCCGGCGGTCTTCACGGCGTCGGCGCTTCTGTTGTCAACGCACTCAGTGAATGGATGGAAGTTGAAGTCGCGCGTGATGGCAATCTAAATGCGATGAGCTTTGAACGTGGTCACGTTTCTGAAGAACTCCACGTCATCGGCGAACGCTCAAAGACTGGCACGAAAATTTCTTTCAAGCCTGACAACGAAATATTTCCGGAAATTGAGTATCGCTTTGAAACACTCAGTGCCCGTCTCAAAGAACTCGCTTACCTCAACCCCGGCCTCAATATCATCATCGAAGATGAACGAGGTGATGGCAGACGTGTTGAGTACTGCTTTCCAGATGGCATCGCTTCTTTTGTGACCGCACTCAACGAGGGCAAAGAGCCGCTACACGACCCCATTTACTTCAGAGCCGAAGATGAACCGCAAGGCCTCGTCTGTGAAGTCTCGATGCAGTACAACGACTCATACAATGAGCAGCTGCTGACCTTCGCAAACAACATTAATACCATTGAAGGCGGCACACACCTCTCCGGCTTCAAAGTCGCACTTACGCGTACCCTCAACAATTACGCACGAAGCAATAATCTGCTTAAAGGCGGTGTCGTTCCTTCTGGTGACGACCTTCGTGAAGGTCTGTGTGCTGTCATCTCCGTCAAGGTCAGCGAGCCTCAATTCGAAGGCCAAACTAAGACCAAGCTCGGCAACGCAGAAGTCGAATCATTCGTCAATACAAGTGTTGGCCAAGCCATCGGCACATGGTGTGAAGAAAACCCTTCAAACGCAAAAAAAATCTGCATGAAGGCAGCCGGTGCCGCACAAGCGCGTGAAGCAGCCCGCAAAGCCCGTGACCTCACACGTCGTAAAGGCGCACTCGATGCAGGCGGCCTTCCCGGTAAACTTTACGACTGCACAAGCAAAGAAGTTAAAGACTCTGAAATCTACCTCGTCGAAGGTGACTCCGCTGGCGGCAGTGCCAAAGGTGGACGCGATCACAGAACGCAGGCCATCCTTCCACTTAAGGGTAAGATCCTCAATGTCGAAAAAGCTCGCCTCGATAAAATCCTTGGCTTCGAAGAAATTCGTACCATTATCCAAGCCCTTAAGTGTGGCATTGGTGCTGATGATTTTAGCCTCGATTCGTTGCGTTATGGCAAGATTATCATCATGACCGACGCCGACGTCGACGGCTCCCACATCCGCACACTTTTGCTTACCTTCTTCTTCCGTCAGATGCCAGACCTTATCCGAGGTGGCCACATCTACATCGCACAGCCTCCCCTCTATCAAGTAAGTCGTGGCAAGAAGAGCGAGTATGTCCTCAATGAAAAGCGCATGCACAAAGTCCTCGGCCAGCTCGGTACAGGTGAGTCGCAATTAGCAATCTATTCGCAAGATAGGTCAGAGCTCAAACGTATTCAGCCCGCTGAATTTAAACAGGTTTTTCATGCGGTTGAACAAGTTAGTGATTTCGTGTCCATCATTGAGCGTCGCGGCCTAACACTAAGAGAATTGGCTTCCTTACGCGGTGACGATCCTAAGAGCGAAAACCGTATGCCTCGCATCCACCTCAACGTCCCCATCTCGGATGCTGCGGGTGATCTGGCAGGGGATTACTTCTTCTGGAACGAACAACAGGAAGAAGATTTCAAACAGAAGCACGGACTCCACGCTGAGGATCCCGAATTCGATCAAGTCATCGGCGAAGATGGCAGCGAAGAAGCTCAAGCCGCTAGGCCGAAAAAAATTAAAAGCAAACGAAAAGAGCTTCATGAAGTCAAAGACATCGAGCGTTTGCTTCGTAAGCTTCATGATCTTGCAGATGGCCACATCGTGCTTGATGACTGGTTCGTTAAGCGTGAGCAAGCCGTGACCGGCGAAGAAGTGCCCGCCAAATTTGATATCGTAACCATCGATAACAAAGGTGTTGAACACAACCGTTCAGCTGTTAATCTCAGCGAGATCATCTCAGGCGTTCTCGAAACCGGTAAACACGGCATGGAAATTAAACGCTTCAAAGGTCTAGGCGAAATGGATGCAGATCAACTCTGGGACACAACAATGAACCCAGAAAACCGTGTGCTTCTCCGTGTTACTTGGGATTCAGCCAGCGAAGCTGAAAAGCTCTTCAGTGTCCTCATGGGTGAAGATGTAGAACCTCGCCGTAAGTACATCGAAGACCATGCACTGGAAGTCAAGAATCTGGATGTCTAA
- a CDS encoding DNA-3-methyladenine glycosylase I: MAKSKSSTIKRCEWCSNDELYQAYHDHEWGVPVHDDRLLFEFLILEGAQAGLSWITILKKREHYKKVFADFDPVKVARFTETKIEKLLQDPGIVRNRLKVNAAVTNAKAFLKVQKEFGSFDKYIWSFVDQKPIQNTFKTLKEIPAKTDISDQMSKDLKKRGFKFIGSTICYALMQAIGMVNDHTTDCHRYKPIKKLSH, encoded by the coding sequence TTGGCTAAATCTAAATCTTCCACGATTAAGCGTTGTGAGTGGTGTTCCAATGATGAACTGTATCAAGCGTACCATGACCATGAGTGGGGTGTCCCAGTTCACGATGATCGTTTGCTCTTTGAGTTTCTGATTCTTGAAGGTGCACAAGCAGGCCTTTCATGGATAACGATCCTGAAAAAACGTGAGCACTACAAGAAAGTTTTCGCCGATTTTGATCCCGTAAAGGTTGCTCGTTTCACTGAAACCAAAATCGAAAAGCTACTCCAAGACCCCGGCATTGTGCGTAATCGACTCAAAGTCAATGCGGCCGTCACCAACGCAAAGGCTTTTCTCAAAGTTCAGAAAGAATTCGGTTCATTCGATAAATACATCTGGTCCTTCGTCGATCAAAAGCCCATCCAAAACACGTTTAAAACACTTAAAGAGATACCAGCTAAAACCGACATTTCAGATCAAATGTCCAAGGATCTAAAAAAGCGAGGATTTAAGTTTATTGGCTCGACGATATGCTATGCTCTAATGCAAGCTATCGGCATGGTCAATGATCATACCACCGACTGCCATCGTTATAAGCCGATTAAGAAATTATCCCATTAA